One Polaribacter sp. SA4-12 genomic window carries:
- a CDS encoding LTA synthase family protein, with the protein MKKFKNRFLFNVYYFLLWIGYFVFARLFFVLFHFDKTKELGLLTTIKTFLYGLQLDIAFTAYLSFIPFLLMILSVFINSKKIGTIIKWYSYILLVFINLLLLIDAGLYQSWGVRLDTSLLPYLNTPELMIASVSSFQLIIGTLFWILSSFIHIKIFKKIINKKIKKTTISSWLQAPAFLLITASLIIPIRGGFQTIPVNQSNVYFSDQMFANHASVNFIWNFFNTLTHKTDGKNPYKYFDDEIAKEIINKNRNQLLTANTDSILNTTKPNVILIIWEGLTAKVVGALGGEPTVTENLNRLSEEGILFTNFYANGDRTDKGLPAILSGYYPPPVKRIMRMPNKTRSLPMLPQKMIDLGYKTSFYYGGDLNFGNMNTYLRNAGITNFIDGSEFDKADWNSKWGAHDHVLINRLTKDLEGKQETPFFKIALTLSSHEPYQFPDTYKFGENSEDNKFRSSHAYTDKTIGKFIEFAKKQSWYANTLIVIMADHGHTSPKHEGPFNSPKRFRIPMLWLGGAVHKPGLKIDNFSSQVDFPYTLLDLLKADNSDFTFSKNIFNTSYKQYVNYLFNKGFGTLTKNGVFIYDYVSDEAILEKGTETARLDSLGKAISQNSFQDFMDRK; encoded by the coding sequence ATGAAAAAATTTAAAAATAGATTTTTATTTAACGTTTACTACTTCCTTTTATGGATTGGTTATTTTGTTTTTGCACGTCTCTTTTTTGTCCTTTTTCATTTTGATAAAACAAAAGAGTTAGGCTTACTTACAACAATAAAAACATTTTTATATGGATTACAATTAGATATTGCTTTTACTGCCTATCTATCTTTCATTCCGTTTTTATTAATGATTTTATCGGTCTTTATAAATTCTAAAAAAATTGGAACCATCATAAAATGGTATTCTTACATACTATTAGTTTTCATCAATTTACTATTACTTATTGACGCTGGTTTGTATCAATCTTGGGGAGTTCGTTTGGATACAAGTCTACTTCCTTATTTAAACACACCAGAATTAATGATTGCTTCAGTTTCTAGCTTTCAACTAATTATTGGAACACTTTTTTGGATTTTATCATCATTTATCCATATAAAAATATTTAAAAAAATCATCAACAAAAAAATTAAAAAAACAACTATTAGTAGTTGGTTACAAGCTCCTGCTTTCTTATTAATAACAGCTTCTTTAATTATACCTATTAGAGGAGGGTTTCAAACCATACCTGTTAACCAAAGTAATGTGTATTTTTCTGATCAGATGTTTGCGAATCATGCGTCAGTAAATTTTATATGGAACTTCTTTAATACGCTTACTCATAAAACAGATGGTAAAAATCCGTATAAATATTTTGATGATGAAATAGCTAAAGAAATCATCAATAAAAATAGAAATCAACTTTTAACAGCAAATACAGATAGTATTTTAAATACTACAAAACCGAATGTTATTTTAATTATTTGGGAAGGATTAACAGCGAAAGTTGTTGGAGCTTTAGGAGGTGAACCTACTGTTACGGAAAACTTAAATAGACTTTCTGAAGAAGGTATTTTATTTACTAATTTTTATGCAAATGGAGATAGAACAGACAAAGGTCTTCCTGCCATTTTAAGTGGTTATTATCCTCCTCCTGTAAAAAGGATTATGAGAATGCCAAATAAAACGAGAAGCTTACCAATGTTGCCTCAAAAAATGATTGATTTGGGTTACAAAACTTCTTTTTATTACGGTGGAGATTTAAATTTTGGTAATATGAATACGTATTTACGAAATGCAGGAATCACTAATTTTATAGACGGAAGTGAGTTTGATAAAGCCGATTGGAACTCTAAATGGGGTGCTCATGATCATGTTTTAATAAATCGTTTAACTAAAGATTTAGAAGGCAAACAAGAAACTCCATTTTTTAAAATTGCTTTAACATTAAGTAGTCACGAACCTTATCAGTTTCCTGATACCTATAAATTTGGAGAAAATTCTGAAGACAATAAATTTAGAAGTTCTCATGCATATACCGATAAAACGATTGGTAAATTCATCGAGTTTGCAAAAAAACAATCTTGGTATGCCAATACTTTAATTGTTATTATGGCAGATCATGGACATACTTCTCCTAAACATGAAGGTCCTTTTAATTCTCCAAAAAGATTTAGAATTCCGATGTTGTGGTTGGGTGGTGCTGTACATAAACCAGGTTTAAAAATTGACAACTTTTCTAGTCAAGTAGATTTTCCTTATACATTGCTAGATTTATTAAAAGCTGACAATTCTGATTTTACTTTTAGTAAAAATATTTTTAATACTTCTTATAAACAATATGTGAACTACCTTTTTAATAAAGGTTTTGGTACACTTACAAAAAATGGCGTTTTTATATACGATTATGTTAGTGATGAAGCTATTTTAGAAAAAGGGACAGAAACAGCAAGATTAGACTCTTTAGGGAAAGCTATTTCTCAAAATTCTTTTCAAGATTTCATGGATAGAAAATAG
- the tsaD gene encoding tRNA (adenosine(37)-N6)-threonylcarbamoyltransferase complex transferase subunit TsaD, with product MEKPVYILGIESSCDDTSASVICNAKVLSNIVANQEIHSKYGGVVPELASRAHQQNIVPVVQQAIEQANITKEDLSAIAFTRGPGLMGSLLVGTSFAKSLALGLQIPLIDVNHMQAHILSHFIEDETSKRPPFPFICLTISGGHTQIVKVTNYFEMEILGETIDDAVGEAFDKSAKILGLKYPGGPLIDKHAKLGNPKAYPFTKPKVGDLDFSFSGLKTGILYFIQKQVRINPNFIEENLNDICASIQYTIVEILMDKLKNAVKQTGIKHIAIAGGVSANSEIRNRFQLAEKHFGWTTYVPKFEYTTDNAAMIAITGYLKYLNNDYSDISVTAKARLKVTE from the coding sequence ATGGAAAAACCTGTTTATATATTAGGGATCGAATCTTCTTGCGATGACACTAGTGCATCTGTAATTTGCAACGCAAAAGTATTGAGTAATATTGTAGCAAATCAAGAAATACATTCAAAATATGGTGGTGTTGTTCCAGAACTAGCTTCTAGAGCACATCAACAAAATATTGTTCCTGTTGTACAACAAGCAATTGAACAAGCAAATATTACAAAAGAAGATTTATCTGCAATTGCATTTACACGAGGCCCAGGATTAATGGGCTCTTTATTGGTTGGTACTTCTTTTGCAAAATCTTTGGCCTTAGGTTTACAAATTCCATTAATTGATGTAAACCACATGCAAGCGCATATTTTATCGCATTTTATTGAAGATGAAACTAGTAAAAGACCTCCTTTTCCTTTTATCTGTTTAACAATTAGTGGTGGACATACTCAAATTGTAAAAGTGACCAATTATTTTGAAATGGAAATTTTAGGAGAAACAATTGATGATGCAGTTGGTGAAGCTTTTGATAAATCTGCCAAAATTTTAGGATTAAAATATCCTGGTGGGCCCTTAATTGATAAACACGCTAAATTAGGAAACCCAAAAGCGTATCCTTTTACAAAACCAAAAGTGGGCGATTTAGATTTTAGTTTTAGTGGATTAAAAACCGGAATCTTGTATTTCATTCAGAAACAGGTAAGAATAAATCCAAATTTTATTGAAGAAAATTTAAATGACATTTGTGCCTCTATTCAATATACAATTGTTGAAATTTTAATGGACAAATTAAAAAATGCTGTAAAACAAACAGGCATTAAACATATTGCAATTGCTGGTGGAGTTTCTGCCAATTCGGAAATTAGAAATCGTTTCCAATTAGCAGAAAAACATTTTGGTTGGACCACCTATGTTCCTAAATTTGAATACACAACAGATAACGCTGCAATGATTGCAATTACTGGATATTTAAAATATTTAAACAACGATTATTCTGATATTTCTGTAACTGCAAAAGCGCGTTTAAAAGTTACAGAGTAA
- a CDS encoding translocation/assembly module TamB domain-containing protein, whose amino-acid sequence MNEDFNTDMSIEKIDLSFLGNVQLKGVEIRDHHQDTLIFVNKLSTSLLSAKRMLDSEINLGSVSLEDVYYYTKTYKGETDDNMTIFYDSFDDDTPKDSLANPFILRSSNVYASNLNYRLINANKKDSVNFSAKRIGGSLQDMLIYRSDFSAKIRGLYFVDNKGLEVTSLTTDFSFSMSAMHFKDTRLQTRKSDIKADIDFTYKREDLVEFNDKVNIKAVFNKSKIAVPDLKKYYNELSGNDVINLSGNLNGKLNNFELKKLWLTSKNGIKIIGDLEFVNAVNFERGFKFNGDLKNLTATYNELKKILPNVLGKTLPTEFRKFGKFTAKGKVNLTPDQIDATVNLKSQIGGIISDLQISNIDNIDYATYNGKIELNKLNIGVLFNNPLFGETSLKGDVKGSGFILENINTSFIGKISEINFKNYSYKNIDANGQYQNNKFDGDLKIDDENFKMKFNGLADLSSEINKFDFNSNIEYLNLKETNLFTRDSISVVKGNIELDVEGNTFDDITGKATFKNILYTNQKEEYDFKEFHVTSSLKDSIKRIEVASKDIANGYLSGKFSFSELLPVAQNALGSIYTNYTPYAVEPNQFLDFNFTIYNQIVTVFFPEISIDDKTKIKGKIKADKNQLRLTLSSPKIDVYGNEIKDVLLRTDNQNPLYNSHLTASEVNTKYYKVSKLNLLSLNQNDTLYFKSVFIGGKKKNEDFNLDFFYTFNPEGKSVVGLEKSSFKFKENVWNINADTLNTNKVTFDLKTNDFNFSKFKLVSGEQKVEFSGSLKGDSEKVLLADFTKVKLQSFLPKIDSLALKGTLSGSLDFVQREGVYSPEALLSIKDFEVNDFKQGDLALNVKGDNSYEKYKVDLSINNEKVKSIAATGSLDFSEKRPLIDLDVYLEEFGLDAFSPLGQDVLSSIRGTASGDFSLRGFLGNPEMEGRLMLKKAGLKFPYLNVDYDFKGESIITLQEQSFIFESFSLLDTKHKTKGLLKGSISHKNFNQWFLDIKIETDNLLVLDTKNTEEALYYGAAFIDGNASITGLTDQLTIDINAKTMPGTTFVVPLKDIETVDSYSLIHFKSKETEVKEKQKEVALEAIKGLSLNINLEVTKDATAQVVIDEVYGSQLTGNGAGTLDIRINTRGKFEMYGDYRIDNGVYDFKYGGIVNKPFLIQKGGTVSWNGNPYEANLDVTAIYKAKANPGVLLQNFNSNRKIEVDLVTRITGGLFSSKQDLDIQLTNVDPTIASELEFILNDNNVNEKTTQFISLLAFGNFANPDKVDFNAGETFSSTASSAVAAAFSSLLNNPDSKFQLGVDYQQGNSGNDIESLNIDNQVDVSVSTQVSDRIIINGKVGVPVGAQTQSSVVGEVKVEVLLNKEGNFRAIIFNRQNEIQYSTEEEGYTQGVGLSYQVNFNTLSGLLKKIGRKIKKTKKPKTIVINDSIKKAKSGLINFEGN is encoded by the coding sequence TTGAATGAAGATTTTAATACAGATATGTCTATCGAGAAAATAGATTTATCTTTTTTAGGAAATGTTCAATTAAAAGGTGTGGAGATTAGAGATCATCATCAGGATACTTTAATCTTTGTAAACAAATTAAGTACTTCTCTTCTAAGTGCGAAAAGAATGTTAGATAGCGAAATTAACTTAGGAAGTGTTTCTTTAGAAGACGTTTATTATTATACTAAAACCTACAAAGGAGAAACAGATGATAATATGACTATCTTTTATGATAGTTTTGATGATGATACTCCAAAGGATTCTTTAGCAAATCCATTTATATTAAGATCTTCTAATGTGTATGCAAGCAACCTAAACTATAGATTGATAAATGCAAATAAGAAAGATTCTGTAAATTTTTCTGCCAAAAGGATTGGTGGTAGTTTACAAGATATGCTTATTTATAGATCAGATTTTTCAGCAAAAATAAGAGGGCTTTATTTTGTAGATAATAAAGGTTTAGAAGTTACGAGTTTAACTACAGATTTTTCATTTTCTATGTCTGCAATGCATTTTAAGGATACAAGATTACAAACAAGAAAATCTGATATTAAAGCAGATATTGATTTTACTTATAAAAGAGAAGATTTAGTAGAATTTAATGATAAGGTAAATATAAAAGCAGTTTTTAATAAAAGTAAAATTGCAGTACCAGATTTAAAAAAATATTACAACGAATTAAGTGGTAACGATGTAATTAATCTTTCTGGAAACTTAAACGGAAAATTAAATAATTTTGAATTAAAGAAACTTTGGTTAACATCAAAAAATGGAATTAAAATAATTGGAGATTTAGAATTTGTAAATGCAGTTAATTTTGAAAGAGGATTTAAATTTAATGGAGATTTAAAAAACCTGACTGCGACTTATAATGAGTTAAAAAAAATATTACCTAATGTTCTAGGGAAGACATTACCAACAGAATTTAGAAAATTCGGTAAGTTTACTGCAAAAGGAAAAGTAAATTTAACTCCAGATCAAATTGATGCAACCGTAAATTTGAAATCTCAAATTGGAGGTATTATTTCTGACTTACAAATTTCTAATATAGATAACATCGATTATGCTACTTATAATGGAAAAATAGAACTTAATAAATTAAATATTGGTGTACTATTTAACAACCCATTATTTGGTGAAACTTCTTTAAAAGGTGATGTAAAAGGAAGTGGTTTTATATTAGAAAATATTAACACTTCGTTTATCGGTAAAATTTCTGAAATCAATTTTAAGAATTACTCATATAAAAATATTGATGCAAATGGTCAATATCAAAATAATAAGTTTGATGGGGATTTAAAGATTGATGATGAAAACTTTAAAATGAAGTTTAATGGTCTAGCAGATTTATCATCAGAAATAAATAAATTCGATTTTAACTCTAATATTGAGTATCTAAATTTAAAAGAAACCAACCTTTTTACAAGAGATAGTATCTCTGTTGTAAAGGGAAATATTGAATTAGATGTAGAAGGAAATACGTTTGATGATATAACCGGTAAAGCAACTTTTAAGAATATTCTATATACAAACCAAAAAGAAGAATACGATTTTAAAGAATTTCATGTAACATCGTCTTTAAAAGATAGTATTAAAAGAATAGAAGTAGCTTCTAAAGACATTGCTAATGGCTATCTTTCTGGTAAGTTTTCTTTTTCAGAATTGTTGCCAGTAGCACAAAATGCTTTAGGTAGCATTTATACAAATTATACACCTTATGCTGTAGAACCAAATCAATTTTTAGATTTTAATTTTACTATTTATAATCAAATTGTTACCGTATTTTTTCCTGAGATTTCTATAGATGATAAAACAAAGATCAAAGGAAAAATAAAAGCAGATAAAAATCAATTAAGATTAACATTATCATCTCCCAAAATTGATGTTTATGGTAATGAGATAAAAGATGTTTTGTTAAGAACAGATAATCAAAACCCACTTTATAATTCGCATTTAACAGCATCCGAAGTCAATACAAAATATTATAAAGTTTCTAAATTAAATTTATTGAGTTTAAATCAAAATGACACTTTGTATTTTAAATCTGTTTTTATAGGAGGGAAGAAGAAAAATGAAGATTTTAATCTTGATTTTTTCTATACATTCAATCCAGAAGGAAAATCGGTAGTTGGTCTAGAAAAATCATCTTTTAAGTTTAAAGAGAATGTTTGGAACATTAATGCAGATACATTAAATACAAATAAAGTTACCTTCGATTTAAAAACAAATGATTTCAATTTTAGTAAGTTTAAATTAGTTTCTGGCGAACAAAAAGTTGAGTTTTCAGGGAGCTTAAAAGGAGACTCAGAAAAAGTGCTTTTAGCAGATTTTACCAAAGTTAAGTTACAGAGTTTTTTACCTAAAATAGATAGTTTAGCTTTAAAAGGAACCTTGTCTGGTAGTTTAGATTTTGTGCAGAGAGAAGGCGTTTATAGTCCAGAAGCATTGTTGTCAATTAAAGATTTTGAGGTAAATGATTTTAAGCAAGGAGATTTAGCTTTAAATGTAAAAGGAGATAATTCTTACGAAAAGTATAAAGTTGATTTGTCTATAAATAATGAAAAAGTTAAAAGTATTGCAGCTACTGGTTCTTTAGATTTTTCAGAAAAAAGACCTTTAATAGACTTAGATGTATATTTAGAAGAGTTTGGGTTAGATGCTTTTAGTCCACTAGGTCAAGATGTTTTATCCTCTATTAGAGGAACTGCATCTGGCGATTTTTCTTTAAGAGGTTTTTTAGGTAATCCAGAAATGGAAGGAAGATTAATGCTTAAGAAAGCCGGTTTAAAATTTCCTTATTTAAATGTAGATTATGATTTTAAAGGAGAATCTATTATTACGCTGCAAGAACAATCTTTTATTTTTGAAAGTTTTTCTTTATTAGACACAAAGCATAAAACAAAAGGACTTTTAAAAGGTAGTATTTCTCATAAAAATTTTAATCAATGGTTTTTAGATATCAAAATTGAAACTGATAATTTATTGGTTTTAGATACAAAAAATACAGAGGAAGCATTGTACTATGGTGCTGCATTTATTGATGGTAATGCTAGTATAACAGGGTTAACAGATCAATTAACAATTGATATTAATGCTAAAACGATGCCAGGAACCACTTTTGTTGTTCCTCTTAAAGATATAGAAACGGTAGATAGTTATAGTTTAATTCATTTTAAATCGAAGGAAACAGAGGTTAAAGAAAAGCAGAAAGAAGTTGCCTTAGAAGCAATTAAAGGCCTTTCATTAAATATAAATTTAGAAGTAACTAAAGATGCTACTGCTCAAGTTGTAATTGATGAAGTTTATGGAAGTCAATTAACAGGTAATGGAGCAGGAACTTTAGATATTAGGATAAATACACGAGGTAAATTTGAAATGTATGGAGATTATAGAATAGATAATGGAGTCTATGATTTTAAATACGGAGGTATTGTAAACAAACCTTTTTTAATACAAAAAGGAGGTACTGTTTCCTGGAACGGAAACCCATATGAAGCAAATTTAGATGTAACAGCTATTTATAAAGCAAAAGCAAATCCGGGAGTTTTATTACAGAATTTTAATTCAAATAGAAAGATTGAAGTAGATTTAGTTACCAGAATTACTGGTGGTTTATTTAGTTCTAAGCAAGATTTAGATATACAATTAACAAATGTAGATCCAACAATTGCAAGTGAGTTAGAGTTTATTTTAAATGATAATAATGTAAACGAGAAAACGACTCAGTTTATATCATTACTTGCCTTTGGAAATTTTGCAAATCCCGATAAAGTAGATTTTAATGCTGGTGAAACATTTTCAAGTACAGCTTCTAGCGCTGTTGCTGCAGCTTTTTCTAGTTTGTTGAATAATCCTGATAGTAAATTTCAATTAGGTGTAGATTATCAACAAGGAAATAGTGGAAATGATATAGAAAGTTTAAATATTGATAATCAGGTTGATGTTTCTGTAAGTACACAAGTAAGTGATAGAATTATCATTAATGGAAAAGTGGGAGTGCCAGTTGGTGCCCAAACTCAATCTAGTGTTGTTGGTGAAGTAAAAGTCGAGGTGTTATTAAACAAGGAAGGTAATTTTAGAGCAATTATTTTTAATAGACAAAATGAAATACAATACTCTACTGAAGAAGAGGGATATACACAAGGAGTAGGGCTTTCTTATCAGGTAAACTTTAATACACTATCTGGTTTGTTAAAGAAAATTGGTAGAAAAATAAAAAAAACAAAAAAGCCAAAGACAATTGTTATAAACGATAGCATTAAAAAAGCAAAAAGCGGTTTAATTAATTTTGAAGGAAATTAA
- the pfkA gene encoding 6-phosphofructokinase, whose product MKKIKKIAVMTSGGDAPGMNAAIRAVVRSCAYYSLGCVGIYRGYEGLIEDDLVELSARSVHNIINKGGTILKSARSTEFRTKEGRQKAYENLVEREVDALVVIGGDGSFTGAVIFNEEFDFPVIGIPGTIDNDIFGTSHTLGYDTALNTAVEAIDKIRDTASSHNRLFFVEVMGRDAGFIALNAGVGAGAEEILIPEEDLGLDRMLESLERSRRAGKSSSIVIVAEGDKSGKNVYELAKYVEENLPEYDVRVSILGHMQRGGSPSCFDRVLASRLGVKAVELLLDGKTNLMVGLKDNQVISTDIKEAISGGHSINYELLRISDIITT is encoded by the coding sequence ATGAAGAAAATTAAAAAAATAGCAGTAATGACTTCTGGAGGTGATGCCCCTGGAATGAACGCAGCAATTAGAGCAGTAGTTAGGTCTTGTGCCTATTATAGTTTGGGTTGTGTAGGAATATATAGAGGTTATGAAGGTTTAATTGAAGATGATTTAGTTGAACTTAGTGCAAGAAGCGTACATAACATCATAAACAAAGGTGGAACAATTTTAAAATCGGCTAGATCTACAGAATTTAGAACTAAAGAAGGTAGGCAAAAAGCGTACGAAAATTTAGTAGAACGTGAGGTTGATGCTTTGGTTGTAATTGGTGGAGATGGTTCTTTTACAGGAGCAGTAATTTTTAATGAAGAATTTGATTTCCCTGTAATAGGTATTCCTGGTACTATCGATAACGATATTTTTGGTACATCACATACATTAGGGTATGATACAGCTTTAAATACAGCGGTAGAAGCAATAGATAAAATTAGAGATACAGCATCTTCACACAACAGATTATTCTTTGTTGAGGTTATGGGGCGTGATGCAGGTTTTATCGCATTAAATGCAGGTGTTGGAGCAGGAGCAGAAGAAATTTTAATTCCTGAAGAAGATCTAGGGTTAGATAGAATGTTAGAATCTTTAGAAAGAAGTAGAAGAGCAGGTAAATCATCAAGTATTGTTATTGTAGCAGAAGGTGATAAATCTGGTAAAAACGTTTATGAATTAGCTAAATACGTTGAAGAAAACTTACCAGAATATGATGTAAGAGTTAGTATTCTTGGTCATATGCAAAGAGGAGGCTCTCCTTCTTGTTTCGACAGAGTTTTAGCAAGTAGATTAGGTGTAAAAGCAGTAGAGTTACTATTAGATGGTAAAACAAACTTAATGGTAGGTTTAAAAGATAATCAAGTAATTAGTACCGATATTAAAGAAGCAATTTCTGGTGGTCATTCAATAAACTATGAGCTACTTAGAATTTCAGATATTATAACAACATAA
- the gap gene encoding type I glyceraldehyde-3-phosphate dehydrogenase: MIKIGINGFGRIGRLAFRSAVNRKDVQVVAINDLLEVDYLAYMLKYDSVHGAFDGTVDVKDGKLVVNGNEIRITAERNPADLKWDEVGAEYVIESTGFFLTEETAGKHLEAGAKKVVLSAPSKDHTPMFVMGVNNTELKADQQIFSNASCTTNCLSPIAKVLNDNWGISEGLMTTVHAATATQKTVDGPSMKDWRGGRSAIGNVIPSSTGAAKAVGKVIPALNGKLTGMAFRIPTMDVSVVDLTVKLEKPATYAEICAAMKAASESGAMKGVLGYTEDMVVSQDFVGDTRTSIFDAKAGIALNDNFVKVVSWYDNEMGYSTKIVDLIEYAASL, translated from the coding sequence ATGATTAAAATAGGAATTAACGGATTTGGTAGAATTGGAAGATTAGCATTCAGATCTGCAGTAAATAGAAAAGACGTACAAGTAGTAGCAATTAATGATTTATTAGAAGTAGATTATTTAGCTTACATGTTAAAATACGATTCAGTTCACGGAGCATTTGATGGAACTGTTGATGTAAAAGACGGTAAATTAGTTGTTAACGGAAACGAAATTAGAATTACAGCAGAAAGAAACCCAGCAGATTTAAAATGGGATGAAGTTGGTGCTGAATATGTAATTGAATCTACAGGATTTTTCTTAACTGAAGAAACTGCAGGAAAACACTTAGAAGCTGGTGCTAAAAAAGTAGTATTATCTGCTCCATCTAAAGATCATACACCAATGTTTGTAATGGGTGTAAACAATACAGAATTAAAAGCTGATCAACAAATTTTCTCTAACGCATCTTGTACAACTAACTGTTTGTCTCCTATTGCTAAGGTCTTAAATGACAACTGGGGAATCTCAGAAGGTTTAATGACAACTGTACACGCTGCAACTGCAACTCAAAAAACTGTTGATGGTCCTTCTATGAAAGACTGGAGAGGTGGACGTTCTGCTATTGGTAACGTAATTCCTTCTTCTACAGGAGCTGCTAAAGCTGTTGGAAAAGTAATTCCTGCTTTAAATGGAAAATTAACTGGTATGGCTTTCAGAATTCCTACTATGGATGTTTCTGTTGTTGATTTAACAGTTAAATTAGAAAAACCAGCTACGTATGCAGAAATTTGTGCTGCTATGAAAGCTGCTTCAGAAAGTGGAGCTATGAAAGGTGTTTTAGGATATACTGAAGATATGGTAGTTTCTCAAGATTTTGTTGGAGATACTCGTACTTCTATCTTTGATGCTAAAGCTGGTATCGCTTTAAATGATAACTTCGTAAAAGTTGTTTCTTGGTATGATAATGAAATGGGATATTCAACTAAAATCGTTGATTTAATTGAATACGCTGCTTCTTTATAA
- a CDS encoding RidA family protein, with protein MKKIITTTKAPAPIGPYNQAVLTGNTLYTSGQIAINPETGELVLESIKEETKQVMENLKEVLAAAEMTFENVIKTSIFISDMHNFVEINEVYGQYFNEETAPARETVEVANLPKFVNVEISAIAVK; from the coding sequence ATGAAAAAAATAATAACAACTACAAAAGCACCCGCTCCTATAGGCCCTTATAATCAAGCCGTTTTAACAGGAAACACTTTATATACTTCTGGACAAATTGCAATTAATCCTGAAACGGGGGAATTGGTTTTAGAATCTATTAAAGAAGAAACTAAACAAGTTATGGAGAATTTAAAAGAAGTTTTAGCTGCTGCTGAAATGACTTTTGAAAACGTAATTAAAACATCAATTTTTATTTCAGACATGCATAACTTTGTTGAAATAAATGAAGTTTATGGTCAATACTTTAATGAAGAAACGGCTCCTGCAAGAGAAACTGTTGAAGTAGCAAACTTACCTAAGTTTGTAAATGTAGAAATTAGTGCAATAGCAGTAAAGTAG